The following proteins are co-located in the Massilia litorea genome:
- a CDS encoding methylglyoxal synthase yields the protein MKPRIALIAHDKKKDDMITLAGQYRDFLSGCTLTATGTTGSRLINELGLVVDCKHSGPFGGDLQIGAQLVTGDIDCVIFLRDPMTPQPHEPDINALVRACDVHNIACATNVSTAHLVLDGLILTTNKEKQA from the coding sequence ATGAAACCACGCATCGCGCTCATCGCCCACGACAAGAAGAAGGACGACATGATCACGCTCGCCGGGCAATACCGGGACTTCCTGTCCGGCTGCACGCTGACCGCCACCGGCACCACCGGCTCGCGCCTGATCAACGAACTCGGCCTCGTGGTCGACTGCAAGCATTCCGGTCCGTTCGGGGGCGACCTGCAGATCGGCGCCCAGCTCGTCACCGGCGACATCGATTGCGTGATTTTCCTGCGCGACCCGATGACCCCGCAACCGCACGAACCCGATATCAACGCCCTGGTGCGCGCCTGCGACGTCCACAACATCGCCTGCGCGACCAACGTATCCACGGCCCATCTGGTGCTGGACGGGCTGATCCTCACTACCAACAAGGAGAAACAGGCATGA
- the pepN gene encoding aminopeptidase N yields MRTDTPQTIYRKDYTPPSYLVDTVELGFDLDPARTIVANRMTMRRNPDSAQREIELYGENLELVALRMNGNTLSEKDYRIEGSLLTIPDTPEEVTLEIETICVPEQNTTLSGLYTSNGSFYTQCEAEGFRAITYFPDRPDVMAVFTVMLRADKEKYPVLLSNGNLVEEGELGDGRHYAKWEDPFRKPSYLFALVAARLVCQEETFRLKDGRDALLQVWVEEGNLDKTDYAMQSLKNSIRWDEERWNLELDLDRFMIVAVGDFNMGAMENKGLNIFNTKFVLANPRVATDIDFQGIEAVVGHEYFHNWTGNRVTCRDWFQLSLKEGLTVFRDQEFSADMIGTESGRAVGRIDQVRTLRQAQFPEDAGPMAHPVRPDSFVEINNFYTVTVYEKGAEVVRMYQTLLGREGFRKGMDLYFERHDGQAVTCDDFRRAMADASGRDLSLFERWYSQAGTPVVRAETRYDEVDKTYTITLFQSCPPTPGQTSKFPFHIPIAVGLLGADGRDMPLIIGGKDAGPTTVLELTEPEQSFVFENVQEQPTPSILRDFSAPIILDFNYGDADLLHLFSHDSDAVNRWEAGQRLAMGRLLKLTGEAGVGAPLMLDDTFLLALGKMLSDEALDPAFREQALLLPSEGMVAEQIEVVNPMSIHLARQFMRANIGARLRTELLAQYQANQTPGEYSPDALSAGKRALKNLCLAYLTAAQDEEGLQLAQQQFDEAGNMTDRVAALSALIHARAPGAEAALQRFYDEFEDEALVIDKWFMLQASAATTDVGAVRSLMRHPAFNLRNPNRARSLISSFCAGNPVQFHAPDGSGYAFWAEQVITLDALNPQVASRLARAMDRWRRYTPELQEHMKKALQQVAGQQRLSNDVREVVGKALAN; encoded by the coding sequence ATGCGCACCGACACGCCCCAGACGATTTACCGGAAAGACTACACCCCGCCCAGCTACCTCGTGGACACCGTCGAACTCGGCTTCGACCTCGATCCCGCGCGCACCATCGTCGCCAACCGGATGACGATGCGGCGCAACCCCGACAGTGCCCAGCGCGAAATCGAGCTCTACGGCGAGAACCTGGAGCTGGTGGCGCTGCGCATGAACGGCAACACCCTGAGCGAAAAGGATTACCGCATCGAAGGCAGCCTGCTGACGATTCCGGATACCCCGGAGGAAGTCACGCTTGAGATCGAGACGATCTGCGTGCCGGAACAGAACACGACCCTGAGCGGCCTGTACACCTCGAACGGCAGTTTCTATACGCAATGCGAGGCCGAGGGCTTCCGCGCGATCACTTATTTCCCGGACCGCCCGGACGTGATGGCCGTGTTCACCGTGATGCTGCGCGCCGACAAGGAAAAATACCCGGTGCTGCTGTCGAACGGTAACCTGGTCGAAGAAGGAGAACTGGGCGACGGCCGCCACTATGCCAAGTGGGAAGACCCCTTCAGGAAACCGTCTTACCTGTTCGCGCTCGTTGCCGCGCGCCTAGTCTGCCAGGAAGAAACCTTCCGCCTGAAAGACGGCCGCGACGCCCTGCTGCAGGTCTGGGTGGAGGAGGGCAACCTCGACAAGACCGATTACGCGATGCAGTCGCTCAAGAACAGCATCCGCTGGGACGAGGAACGCTGGAACCTGGAACTCGACCTGGACCGCTTCATGATCGTTGCCGTCGGCGACTTCAACATGGGCGCGATGGAAAACAAGGGTTTAAATATCTTCAACACGAAATTCGTGCTGGCCAATCCGCGCGTTGCCACCGATATCGATTTTCAGGGCATCGAAGCGGTCGTCGGTCACGAATACTTCCACAACTGGACCGGCAACCGCGTCACCTGCCGCGACTGGTTCCAGCTGTCGCTGAAGGAAGGCCTGACGGTGTTCCGCGACCAGGAATTCTCGGCCGACATGATCGGCACCGAGAGCGGCCGGGCGGTGGGGCGCATCGACCAGGTTCGCACCTTGCGCCAGGCCCAGTTCCCGGAAGATGCCGGCCCGATGGCCCACCCGGTGCGTCCCGACTCCTTCGTGGAGATCAACAATTTCTATACGGTGACCGTGTACGAGAAGGGCGCCGAAGTCGTGCGCATGTACCAGACCCTGCTGGGCCGCGAAGGTTTCAGGAAGGGCATGGACCTGTATTTCGAGCGCCATGACGGCCAGGCCGTCACCTGCGACGATTTCCGCCGCGCCATGGCCGATGCGAGCGGCCGCGATTTGAGCCTGTTCGAGCGCTGGTACAGCCAGGCCGGCACGCCCGTCGTGCGTGCCGAAACCCGCTACGACGAGGTCGACAAGACCTACACGATCACCCTGTTCCAGTCCTGCCCGCCAACCCCGGGCCAGACCAGCAAATTCCCCTTCCACATCCCGATCGCCGTCGGCTTGCTGGGTGCGGACGGGCGCGACATGCCTTTGATCATCGGCGGCAAGGATGCCGGCCCCACGACGGTCCTGGAATTGACCGAACCCGAGCAGAGCTTCGTCTTCGAAAACGTGCAGGAGCAGCCGACGCCATCGATCCTGCGCGATTTTTCGGCGCCGATCATTCTCGACTTTAATTATGGCGACGCCGACTTGCTGCACCTGTTCAGCCACGACAGCGATGCCGTGAACCGCTGGGAAGCCGGCCAGCGCCTGGCGATGGGCCGTCTGTTGAAACTGACGGGCGAAGCCGGCGTCGGCGCGCCCCTGATGCTGGACGACACCTTCCTGCTGGCGCTGGGCAAGATGCTGAGCGACGAGGCGCTCGATCCCGCCTTCCGCGAACAGGCCTTGCTGCTGCCGTCGGAGGGCATGGTGGCCGAGCAGATCGAGGTCGTCAATCCGATGTCGATCCACCTGGCGCGCCAGTTCATGCGCGCGAATATCGGCGCCCGCCTGCGCACGGAGTTGCTGGCGCAATACCAGGCCAACCAGACGCCGGGCGAATACAGCCCGGATGCGCTGTCCGCCGGCAAACGCGCCCTGAAAAACCTGTGCCTGGCGTATTTGACCGCGGCCCAGGACGAGGAGGGTCTGCAACTGGCCCAGCAGCAATTCGACGAGGCCGGCAACATGACCGACCGCGTCGCCGCCCTGAGCGCGCTGATCCATGCACGGGCACCAGGCGCGGAAGCGGCCTTGCAGCGTTTCTACGACGAATTCGAGGACGAAGCACTCGTCATCGACAAATGGTTCATGCTGCAAGCGTCGGCGGCGACCACCGACGTGGGCGCTGTCCGCAGCCTGATGCGCCACCCGGCCTTCAACCTGCGCAACCCGAACCGCGCGCGCAGCCTGATTTCCAGCTTCTGCGCCGGCAACCCGGTCCAGTTCCACGCACCGGACGGCAGCGGCTACGCCTTCTGGGCCGAGCAGGTGATCACGCTCGACGCACTGAACCCGCAAGTGGCGAGCCGCCTGGCGCGCGCCATGGACCGCTGGCGCCGCTACACGCCGGAGTTGCAGGAACACATGAAGAAGGCGCTGCAGCAGGTCGCCGGACAGCAGCGTCTTTCCAATGACGTGCGCGAAGTCGTCGGCAAAGCGCTCGCCAACTAA
- a CDS encoding class 1 fructose-bisphosphatase — MKRVSLTQHLVEQQRLHNSIPAELRLLIEVVARACKRISYEVSKGALGDILGSADTENIQGEVQKKLDVISNEILLEANEWGGHLAAMASEEMESIHPIPNRYPKGEYMLLFDPLDGSSNIDVNVSIGTIFSVLKAPEGMGEPTEEAFLQPGSAQVAAGYAVYGPQTMLVLTTGQGVHCFTLDREQGSWVLTQSNIQIPAATKEFAINMSNKRHWQPPVQRYIDEMLAGKTGPRGKDFNMRWIASMVADVHRILNRGGVFMYPADMRDPSQPGKLRLMYEANPMAMIVEQAGGAATNGSGRIMDIQPHKLHQRVPVFLGSKEEVELVTRYHAE; from the coding sequence ATGAAACGCGTCAGTCTCACGCAACACCTGGTGGAGCAGCAACGCCTCCACAATTCCATCCCGGCCGAGCTGCGCCTCCTGATCGAGGTCGTGGCCCGCGCCTGCAAGCGCATCAGCTATGAAGTCAGCAAGGGCGCGCTGGGCGACATCCTCGGCAGCGCCGACACCGAGAACATCCAGGGCGAAGTGCAGAAAAAACTCGACGTGATCTCGAACGAGATCCTGCTCGAGGCCAACGAGTGGGGCGGCCACCTGGCGGCGATGGCATCGGAAGAGATGGAAAGCATCCACCCGATCCCGAACCGCTACCCGAAGGGCGAGTACATGCTGCTCTTCGATCCGCTCGACGGCTCGTCGAACATCGACGTCAACGTCTCGATCGGCACCATCTTCTCGGTGCTGAAAGCCCCGGAAGGCATGGGCGAACCGACCGAAGAAGCCTTCCTGCAGCCCGGCTCGGCACAGGTTGCCGCCGGCTACGCGGTCTACGGTCCGCAAACGATGCTGGTGTTGACCACGGGGCAGGGCGTGCACTGCTTCACGCTCGACCGCGAACAAGGCTCCTGGGTGCTCACCCAGAGCAACATCCAGATCCCCGCGGCGACCAAGGAATTTGCCATCAACATGTCGAACAAACGCCACTGGCAGCCGCCGGTCCAGCGCTACATCGACGAAATGCTGGCGGGTAAAACCGGTCCACGCGGCAAGGATTTCAACATGCGCTGGATCGCTTCGATGGTGGCCGACGTGCACCGCATCCTGAACCGCGGCGGCGTCTTCATGTATCCGGCCGATATGCGCGATCCGTCCCAGCCGGGCAAGCTGCGCCTGATGTACGAAGCCAACCCGATGGCGATGATCGTCGAGCAGGCCGGCGGCGCCGCCACGAACGGCAGCGGGCGCATCATGGACATCCAGCCGCACAAGCTGCACCAGCGCGTGCCGGTCTTCCTGGGTTCGAAGGAAGAAGTCGAGCTGGTGACCCGCTACCACGCCGAGTAA
- a CDS encoding quinone oxidoreductase family protein, giving the protein MAKAIRMTRTGGPEVLEYVDVEVGEPGPGEARVRQHAIGLNFIDVYFRTGLYPMPLPSGLGQEGAGVVEAVGEGVTHVQPGDRVAYAGRPNGAYSELRIMQADILVKLPDAIDFETGAAMMLQGLTVQYLFNGTYEVKPGQTILFHAAAGGVGLIACQWARALGVNLIGTVGSREKAELAKAAGAAHVINYNDEDIVARVLDITNGEKVPVVYDSVGKDTFTRSLDCLQPRGLMVSFGNSSGAVPPFSLGELASRGSLYITRPSLAAYVATRPELEARAADLFGMVQSGKVKIDIRQRFPLADAAQAHIALEARRTTGSTILLP; this is encoded by the coding sequence ATGGCCAAGGCAATCCGCATGACCCGCACCGGCGGGCCGGAAGTACTGGAATACGTCGACGTCGAGGTAGGGGAGCCCGGACCGGGCGAGGCGCGCGTGCGCCAGCATGCGATCGGCCTGAATTTTATCGACGTCTATTTCCGCACCGGCCTGTACCCGATGCCGCTGCCCTCGGGGCTGGGCCAGGAAGGCGCCGGCGTAGTCGAGGCCGTCGGGGAGGGCGTCACCCACGTGCAGCCGGGCGACCGCGTCGCCTATGCCGGCCGGCCGAACGGCGCCTACAGCGAGCTGCGCATCATGCAGGCCGACATCCTCGTCAAACTGCCGGACGCGATCGATTTCGAGACCGGGGCGGCCATGATGCTGCAGGGCCTGACGGTCCAGTACCTGTTCAACGGCACCTATGAAGTGAAACCCGGCCAGACCATCCTGTTCCATGCGGCGGCCGGCGGCGTCGGCCTGATCGCCTGCCAGTGGGCGCGTGCGCTCGGCGTGAACCTGATCGGCACGGTCGGGTCCAGGGAAAAGGCGGAGCTGGCGAAGGCGGCGGGCGCGGCCCACGTCATCAATTACAACGATGAGGACATCGTGGCGCGCGTGCTGGACATCACGAACGGGGAGAAAGTGCCGGTCGTCTACGATTCCGTCGGCAAGGACACGTTTACCCGTTCGCTCGACTGCCTGCAGCCGCGCGGGCTGATGGTCAGCTTCGGTAATTCGTCGGGCGCGGTGCCGCCGTTCTCGCTGGGCGAGTTGGCCTCGCGTGGTTCGCTCTACATCACGCGGCCTTCGCTGGCGGCCTATGTGGCCACCCGTCCCGAGCTCGAGGCACGCGCGGCCGACCTGTTCGGCATGGTCCAAAGCGGCAAAGTGAAAATCGACATCCGCCAGCGCTTTCCGCTGGCCGACGCCGCCCAGGCCCACATCGCGCTCGAAGCACGCCGCACGACCGGCTCGACCATCCTGCTGCCATGA
- a CDS encoding DMT family transporter, with protein MTQPEPVTTATSIPRPAFVAGLAIAIGGAVLFSTKAVVAKLLYRYHIDAVTLIAFRMLFSLPVFAGVALWKMRTEAPLSPADRWRLVGLGLVGYYLSSYLDFLGLQFISVGLERLILFLTPTFVLVITATFFKRRIGAAEWGALGLSYCGIVLVFLHDLSGGQAGNTALGALFVLGSAVCYALYLLGTGEMVRRIGSLRLVAYAMCVSSVACLAQFFILRPVELLVQPLPVYGLSLVNGVFCTILPVFMTMAAVGRIGAATASQAGMIGPVSTLFLGFLVLGEPVTTVQLAGTGLVLAGIALLSLKK; from the coding sequence ATGACCCAGCCTGAACCCGTCACGACTGCAACCTCCATACCACGACCTGCCTTTGTCGCAGGCCTGGCGATCGCCATCGGTGGCGCTGTTTTGTTTTCCACGAAAGCCGTGGTCGCCAAACTGCTGTACCGATACCACATCGATGCGGTGACATTGATCGCCTTCAGAATGCTGTTCTCGCTTCCGGTGTTTGCCGGCGTCGCGCTGTGGAAGATGCGCACCGAAGCGCCGCTCAGCCCGGCGGACCGCTGGCGCCTCGTCGGGCTCGGCCTGGTCGGCTACTACCTGTCGAGCTACCTCGATTTCCTCGGCCTGCAATTCATTTCGGTCGGACTCGAACGGCTGATCCTGTTCCTGACGCCGACCTTCGTGCTGGTGATCACCGCCACCTTTTTCAAACGCCGGATCGGCGCGGCCGAGTGGGGCGCGCTCGGGCTCTCGTATTGCGGCATCGTGCTGGTCTTCCTGCACGATCTCTCCGGCGGGCAGGCCGGGAATACGGCCCTGGGTGCGCTGTTCGTGCTCGGCTCGGCCGTGTGCTACGCGCTCTACCTGCTGGGAACGGGCGAGATGGTGCGCCGCATCGGTTCGCTGCGCCTGGTGGCGTATGCGATGTGCGTCTCGAGCGTCGCCTGCCTGGCGCAATTTTTTATCCTGCGCCCGGTCGAACTGCTGGTGCAGCCGCTGCCGGTGTATGGCCTCTCGCTCGTGAACGGGGTTTTCTGTACTATCCTCCCGGTGTTCATGACCATGGCCGCGGTCGGGCGCATCGGTGCCGCCACCGCTTCCCAGGCCGGCATGATCGGCCCGGTGTCGACCCTGTTCCTGGGCTTTCTCGTGCTGGGCGAGCCCGTCACCACGGTGCAGCTGGCCGGCACCGGGCTGGTGCTTGCAGGCATCGCGCTGCTTTCGCTGAAAAAATAG
- a CDS encoding DUF4136 domain-containing protein, translating to MKRLFAVTVALTALLLGGCATTIRSDVTTFHQWPAQIEDKSYVFDAPPSFDNTLEYQSYQNLVRGQLAQLGFREANGGAAALKVTMRFTTTDVPVRVVQPAMPMFYDYPYYRFGPRYSPRFGPRGRFAGWYHPFYDPFWSPFPAYEVSIEHQYRRELQVSIKDKGDKRLFDVTVHNVSRELSTPVVMPALVQSAFTGFPGPNGASRLVELQRKEG from the coding sequence ATGAAACGCTTGTTCGCAGTCACAGTTGCGCTCACGGCGCTGCTGCTTGGCGGGTGTGCCACCACCATCCGCTCCGACGTCACGACCTTCCACCAGTGGCCGGCCCAGATCGAGGACAAGAGCTATGTCTTCGACGCACCGCCGAGCTTCGACAATACGCTCGAATACCAGAGCTACCAGAACCTGGTGCGCGGGCAATTGGCCCAGCTTGGTTTCCGCGAGGCGAATGGCGGCGCGGCAGCGCTGAAAGTGACGATGCGGTTTACGACCACTGACGTACCGGTGCGCGTGGTCCAGCCGGCGATGCCGATGTTTTACGACTACCCGTACTACCGCTTCGGTCCGCGCTATAGCCCGCGCTTCGGCCCGCGCGGCCGCTTTGCCGGCTGGTACCACCCGTTCTACGATCCGTTCTGGAGCCCATTCCCGGCCTATGAGGTGTCGATCGAGCACCAGTACCGGCGCGAACTGCAGGTGTCGATCAAGGACAAGGGCGACAAGCGCCTGTTCGACGTCACCGTGCACAACGTGAGCCGCGAGCTGTCGACCCCGGTCGTGATGCCGGCCCTGGTGCAAAGCGCGTTCACGGGTTTCCCGGGGCCGAACGGCGCGTCGCGGCTGGTGGAGCTGCAGCGCAAGGAGGGGTGA
- a CDS encoding DUF883 family protein, with amino-acid sequence MDNQKSSEGKGVDASKQNSGNSMGKDQSSQSKDSSSSLNKSSTGSSASAGSSGSMSGGSSSSTSPSTGSGAMGGASSSGNAGATGGSSAAGSSGGLGGSSGSSLSGTSGSSSTGSSSTGSSTTSSGAMGSSSSGTGTMGGSSSGTGALGSSSVTGGSGSTGGSSSSGAQGGSTGASSGTGSDSSSKEGMMAAMKPEEMHKTIDKAAEAAQPMVDRVVSSAHAGVDKLSGLLSGASEQLSNRSAQMNDTYQQLADSGREYVRNKPGTAVAIALGAGYILAKLLGGSRRRDY; translated from the coding sequence ATGGATAATCAGAAGTCGAGCGAGGGAAAAGGCGTTGACGCGAGCAAGCAAAACAGCGGCAACAGCATGGGTAAAGACCAGTCGAGCCAGAGCAAGGACAGCTCGAGCAGCCTGAACAAGAGCAGCACCGGTTCGTCGGCCAGCGCCGGTTCGTCGGGCAGCATGAGCGGCGGCTCGTCGTCGAGCACCAGCCCGTCCACGGGTTCGGGCGCCATGGGCGGCGCAAGCAGCTCGGGCAACGCCGGCGCCACCGGCGGTTCGAGCGCAGCAGGCAGCAGCGGCGGCCTGGGCGGTTCGTCGGGTTCGTCGCTGTCGGGTACCTCGGGATCGTCGAGCACCGGTTCGTCGAGCACCGGCTCGAGCACCACGTCCTCGGGCGCCATGGGCAGCTCGTCGTCGGGCACCGGCACCATGGGCGGCTCCTCGTCGGGCACCGGCGCACTGGGCAGCTCGTCCGTGACCGGCGGTTCGGGTTCGACGGGCGGTTCGTCGTCCTCGGGGGCACAGGGCGGCTCGACCGGCGCCAGCTCGGGCACCGGCAGCGATTCGTCCTCGAAAGAGGGCATGATGGCCGCAATGAAGCCGGAAGAGATGCACAAGACGATCGACAAGGCCGCCGAGGCAGCCCAGCCGATGGTCGACCGTGTCGTTTCCTCGGCCCACGCCGGCGTCGACAAGCTGAGCGGCCTGCTCAGCGGCGCATCGGAGCAGTTGAGCAACCGTTCCGCACAAATGAACGACACCTACCAGCAACTGGCTGATTCGGGCCGCGAATACGTGCGCAACAAGCCGGGTACCGCCGTGGCAATCGCCCTCGGCGCCGGTTACATCCTGGCCAAGCTGCTGGGCGGCAGCCGCCGCCGCGACTACTAA
- a CDS encoding efflux RND transporter permease subunit yields the protein MNFSALSIRNPVPAILLFALLTLAGLLAFKANKVQFFPDIELPIVTVTATLDGAAPAQLETEVARKIEDSVATLQGVKNIHTKVLDGVATVTVEFILDKNLSDAENDVRGAVSQVRADLPGEMREPSVTKAATAGRSILTFTASARPGTNGLDDQELSWFVDNTAAKRLLSVPGLGAVKRVGGVDREVRVELNDARMAALRVSALDVSRQLRNVQREAPGGRGDVSGAEQSVRTLATVASAQELGRMNIPLPDGRRVRLDEIATVSDTVSEQRALAEQDGRKVVGFEVFRTRGASETEVAAGARAAVAELQKAHPNVVLKEVVDNAEPVQENFDASMEMLYEGAALAVLVVWWFLRDWRATLVAAAALPLSVIPAFLGQYLFGYTLNMVTLLSLALVVGVLVDDAIVEIENIARHLQLGKTPMQAALEAAEEIGMAVIATTFSLVAVFLPTAFMGGIPGRFFKQFGWTAVLAILASLLVARLLTPMMAAYIMKPAKAHAEQDGAIMRRYMATMQWCLRHRGITVIASLLFFAGSISLVGLLPTGFVPPADRGQTIVNVELPPGSTLAQTHGVAEQARLVAMQVPGVKSVFSSIGGGSSGDAFAPGAAAEARRAVLTVTTSHRRERDESLPELERQIRTRLSAIPGARFSVGQADTGGKLQLVLRSEDPLALATAAQRAERELRGLQGIGNVSSSASLVRPEIIVRPDFARAADLGVTAAAIGETVRVATAGDYEQVLAKMNLPERQVPIRVKLPDAVRADLDAIGRLTVPGKNGPVLLSTVADITMESGPAEISRLNRSRNVTLNVELGGRTLGEVNAEARALPAFKTLPASVQIAELGDAQEMQALFASFGVAMAIGVLCIYGVLVLLFHDFMQPITILAALPLSIGGAFIALLLTRSALSMPSMIGLIMLMGIVTKNSILLVDYAILAREAGMRRFEALVDACHKRSRPIIMTTIAMGAGMMPLALGFSGDPSFRSPMAIAVIGGLITSTLLSLLVVPAVFTYVDDFKGWLDRGVRRLRKHPKEPVRVSEPSAMK from the coding sequence ATGAATTTTTCCGCCCTCTCGATCCGCAATCCGGTTCCCGCCATCCTGCTGTTCGCCCTGCTGACGCTGGCCGGCCTGCTCGCCTTCAAGGCCAACAAGGTCCAGTTCTTCCCCGATATCGAACTGCCGATCGTGACCGTCACCGCCACGCTCGACGGCGCCGCCCCGGCCCAGCTGGAAACCGAGGTCGCGCGCAAGATCGAGGATTCGGTCGCCACCCTGCAGGGCGTCAAGAATATCCATACCAAGGTGCTCGACGGCGTGGCCACGGTCACCGTCGAATTCATCCTCGACAAGAACCTGTCGGACGCGGAGAACGACGTGCGCGGCGCCGTCTCGCAGGTGCGCGCCGACTTGCCGGGCGAGATGCGCGAGCCGAGCGTGACCAAGGCCGCCACCGCCGGCCGCTCGATCCTCACCTTCACCGCCTCCGCCAGACCGGGCACCAACGGCCTCGATGACCAGGAACTGTCCTGGTTCGTCGACAACACGGCTGCCAAGCGCCTGCTCAGCGTACCGGGCCTGGGCGCCGTGAAACGGGTCGGCGGCGTCGACCGCGAAGTGCGGGTCGAACTCAACGACGCGCGCATGGCCGCGCTGCGGGTGTCGGCGCTGGACGTGTCGCGCCAGCTGCGCAACGTGCAGCGCGAGGCCCCGGGCGGACGCGGCGACGTCAGCGGCGCCGAGCAGTCGGTGCGTACCCTGGCGACGGTGGCCAGCGCGCAGGAGCTGGGGCGCATGAACATTCCGCTGCCGGACGGGCGCCGCGTGCGCCTCGACGAAATCGCCACCGTCAGCGACACGGTCTCCGAGCAGCGCGCACTGGCCGAGCAGGACGGCAGGAAAGTCGTCGGCTTCGAAGTCTTCCGCACGCGCGGCGCCAGCGAGACCGAAGTCGCCGCGGGCGCGCGCGCCGCCGTCGCCGAGCTGCAGAAGGCGCATCCGAACGTGGTGCTCAAGGAAGTCGTCGACAACGCCGAGCCGGTGCAGGAAAACTTCGACGCGTCGATGGAGATGCTCTACGAAGGCGCGGCGCTGGCCGTGCTGGTGGTGTGGTGGTTCCTGCGCGACTGGCGCGCGACGCTGGTCGCCGCGGCCGCGCTGCCGCTGTCGGTGATTCCGGCCTTCCTTGGCCAGTACCTGTTCGGCTACACGCTGAACATGGTGACCTTGTTGTCGCTGGCCCTGGTGGTCGGGGTGCTGGTCGACGATGCCATCGTCGAGATCGAGAACATCGCGCGCCACCTGCAGCTGGGGAAAACGCCGATGCAGGCGGCATTGGAAGCGGCCGAGGAAATCGGCATGGCGGTGATTGCGACCACCTTCTCGCTGGTGGCGGTGTTCCTGCCGACCGCCTTCATGGGCGGCATCCCGGGGCGCTTCTTCAAGCAGTTCGGCTGGACCGCGGTGCTGGCGATCCTGGCCTCGCTGCTGGTGGCGCGCCTGCTGACACCGATGATGGCGGCCTACATCATGAAGCCGGCCAAGGCGCACGCCGAACAGGATGGCGCCATCATGCGGCGCTACATGGCGACCATGCAGTGGTGCCTGCGCCACCGCGGCATCACGGTCATCGCCTCGCTGCTGTTCTTCGCCGGCTCGATCTCGCTGGTGGGGCTGCTGCCGACGGGCTTCGTGCCGCCGGCCGACCGCGGCCAGACCATCGTCAACGTCGAGCTGCCGCCCGGTTCGACGCTGGCGCAAACCCATGGCGTGGCCGAACAGGCGCGCCTGGTGGCGATGCAGGTGCCCGGTGTGAAGAGTGTCTTCAGTTCGATCGGCGGCGGGTCGAGCGGCGACGCGTTTGCGCCCGGCGCAGCTGCCGAAGCGCGGCGCGCGGTGCTGACGGTGACGACATCGCACCGCCGCGAGCGCGACGAATCGCTGCCGGAACTCGAGCGCCAGATCCGGACACGCTTGTCCGCCATTCCGGGTGCGCGTTTCTCGGTCGGCCAGGCCGACACCGGCGGCAAGCTGCAGCTGGTCCTGCGCAGCGAAGACCCGCTTGCCCTGGCCACCGCCGCCCAGCGCGCCGAGCGCGAACTGCGCGGACTGCAAGGCATCGGCAACGTCAGCTCGAGCGCCTCGCTGGTGCGTCCCGAAATCATCGTGCGCCCGGACTTCGCGCGCGCGGCCGATCTCGGCGTCACCGCCGCCGCGATCGGCGAAACGGTGCGCGTGGCCACGGCCGGAGACTATGAGCAGGTGCTGGCGAAGATGAATTTGCCGGAGCGCCAGGTGCCGATCCGGGTAAAACTGCCCGACGCCGTGCGCGCCGACCTCGATGCGATCGGACGCCTGACGGTGCCGGGCAAGAACGGTCCGGTGCTGCTGTCGACCGTGGCCGACATCACGATGGAAAGCGGTCCGGCCGAGATCAGCCGCCTGAACCGCAGCCGGAATGTCACGCTCAACGTCGAACTGGGCGGACGCACGCTGGGCGAGGTCAACGCCGAAGCGCGCGCCCTGCCCGCTTTCAAGACGCTGCCGGCCTCGGTCCAGATCGCGGAACTGGGCGATGCTCAGGAGATGCAGGCCCTGTTCGCCAGCTTCGGTGTCGCGATGGCGATCGGCGTGCTGTGCATCTATGGCGTGCTGGTGCTGCTGTTCCACGACTTCATGCAGCCGATCACGATTCTCGCGGCCCTGCCGCTGTCGATCGGCGGGGCCTTCATCGCCCTGCTGCTCACCAGGAGCGCGCTCTCGATGCCGAGCATGATTGGCCTGATCATGCTGATGGGGATCGTGACGAAGAATTCGATCCTGCTGGTCGATTATGCGATCCTTGCGCGCGAGGCGGGCATGCGCCGCTTCGAGGCCCTGGTCGACGCCTGCCACAAGCGCAGCCGGCCGATCATCATGACGACCATCGCCATGGGCGCCGGCATGATGCCGCTGGCCCTGGGCTTCTCGGGCGACCCGAGCTTCAGGTCGCCGATGGCGATTGCCGTGATCGGGGGGCTGATCACGTCCACCTTATTGAGCCTGCTGGTGGTGCCGGCGGTGTTTACCTATGTCGACGATTTCAAGGGCTGGCTCGATCGCGGGGTGCGCAGGTTGAGGAAGCATCCGAAGGAGCCGGTGCGGGTGAGCGAGCCGTCGGCGATGAAGTGA